Proteins from a single region of Carcharodon carcharias isolate sCarCar2 chromosome 29 unlocalized genomic scaffold, sCarCar2.pri SUPER_29_unloc_2, whole genome shotgun sequence:
- the LOC121274053 gene encoding CD276 antigen-like: MHRTCQTHLVSLPGLITLQLLLSDSLTVAALPPAAVIAQVGLDITVPCTFDPDPSGTLARTVVTWQLWGSDKVVHSYYYGRDQLAKQDAAYRNRTQLFSGDLPEGNASLRLRSVGVQDEARYLCSVNNEFGTSSHVVRVVVAAPYSEPQLTINLHNCSDCSFVRVLVTGGYPKAEVGWLNAQGDNVTEATQTEFETGLGGLYSVTSQLQNPQGSGTKYTFILRNQLLEQQMLRHMTIEGLCQVGLGSGLARVHMCYGIVIAILVAVSLSLVHAIHRNQRTRQASSVT, translated from the exons ATGCATAGAACCTGTCAAACCCATTTGGTAAGCCTCCCAGGCCTCATTACACTCCAGCTGCTGCTTTCTGACA GTTTGACTGTGGCCGCTCTCCCTCCCGCAGCGGTGATCGCCCAGGTCGGCCTTGACATCACCGTCCCGTGCACCTTTGACCCCGATCCCAGTGGGACGTTGGCCCGGACGGTTGTCACCTGGCAGCTGTGGGGTTCGGACAAGGTGGTGCACAGCTACTATTACGGGCGGGATCAACTGGCGAAGCAGGATGCGGCCTACCGGAACCGCACCCAACTCTTCTCCGGTGACCTGCCAGAGGGAAACGCCTCGCTCCGCCTGAGGTCGGTGGGCGTGCAGGACGAGGCCCGGTACTTGTGCAGTGTCAACAATGAGTTTGGCACCAGCTCTCATGTCGTGAGGGTGGTGGTCGCAG CTCCGTACAGTGAGCCACAGCTGACCATCAACCTGCATAACTGCTCAGACTGCAGCTTTGTCCGTGTGCTGGTGACAGGTGGATACCCGAAAGCGGAGGTGGGATGGCTGAACGCTCAGGGGGATAATGTCACTGAGGCAACTCAGACAGAGTTCGAGACGGGTCTGGGAGGACTCTACTCTGTTACCAGCCAGCTTCAGAACCCACAGGGAAGTGGGACGAAGTACACATTCATCCTGAGGAACCAATTGTTGGAGCAACAGATGCTTAGGCACATGACAATCGAAG GTCTGTGCCAGGTCGGGTTGGGTTCAGGGCTGGCGAGGGTGCACATGTGCTATGGAATCGTTATCGCCATACTGGTCGCGGTGAGCCTCTCACTCGTGCACGCCATCCATCGGAACCAGCGGACACGACAGGCGTCGAGTGTGACTTAA